A window of the Catenulispora sp. GP43 genome harbors these coding sequences:
- a CDS encoding carbohydrate ABC transporter permease yields the protein MNQAADDVAPAGAATARAKARPVRGRPGRPGRRGRRGIDRLDALLCAAVRGVLWLWVAMMVVLTLWVVLSSLKTNGEVFENPFGLPKSPQWRNYSVAWSVSGFGQAAFSSVTVVAAAALLTMALATPAAYVLARVDRRSASRVITYFAIGMGIPAQALVVPFFLMANDLSTFMTDWVTGWWDDRISLALIYIVLSLPFTVYLLTMYFRSLPTEIEEAAAVDGAGPTRTFVAIMLPLARHGLVTALVLNIVALWNETLFVLIVVGDPQQRTLPATLLELYNTMQYTSDWGGLFAGIVILVMPMILLYLWAGRRIVQAMTQGALK from the coding sequence ACGACGTCGCGCCGGCGGGCGCCGCCACGGCGCGGGCGAAGGCGCGGCCGGTCCGCGGTCGCCCCGGTCGCCCCGGTCGCCGCGGTCGCCGCGGGATCGACCGGCTGGACGCGCTGTTGTGCGCGGCGGTGCGCGGCGTGCTCTGGCTGTGGGTCGCGATGATGGTGGTCCTGACCCTGTGGGTCGTGCTGTCCTCGCTCAAGACCAACGGGGAGGTCTTCGAGAACCCGTTCGGCCTGCCGAAGTCGCCGCAGTGGCGGAACTACAGCGTCGCCTGGTCGGTGTCCGGGTTCGGGCAGGCGGCGTTCAGCTCGGTCACCGTGGTCGCCGCCGCCGCGCTGCTCACCATGGCCCTGGCCACCCCGGCGGCGTACGTGCTGGCGCGGGTGGACCGGCGCAGCGCCTCGCGTGTCATCACCTACTTCGCCATCGGCATGGGGATCCCCGCGCAGGCGCTGGTGGTGCCGTTCTTCCTGATGGCCAACGACCTGTCCACCTTCATGACCGACTGGGTCACCGGCTGGTGGGACGACCGGATCTCGCTGGCGCTGATCTACATCGTCCTGTCCCTGCCGTTCACGGTCTACCTGCTCACCATGTACTTCCGCTCGCTGCCCACCGAGATCGAGGAGGCGGCCGCGGTGGACGGCGCCGGGCCCACCCGGACCTTCGTGGCGATCATGCTGCCGCTGGCCCGGCACGGGCTGGTGACCGCGCTGGTGCTGAACATCGTGGCGCTGTGGAACGAGACGCTGTTCGTGCTGATCGTGGTCGGCGACCCGCAGCAGCGGACGCTGCCGGCGACCCTGCTGGAGCTGTACAACACGATGCAGTACACGTCGGACTGGGGCGGGCTGTTCGCCGGCATCGTCATCCTGGTGATGCCGATGATCCTGCTCTACCTGTGGGCCGGCCGGCGGATCGTCCAGGCCATGACGCAGGGCGCGCTCAAATAG